A genomic segment from Melanotaenia boesemani isolate fMelBoe1 chromosome 9, fMelBoe1.pri, whole genome shotgun sequence encodes:
- the pld3 gene encoding 5'-3' exonuclease PLD3 isoform X2: protein MKMKTDVTYNQLVDVEWRRQESSKKAQVYARCLIVLASMACMLMAAMALYSLLTPVASPSGPAPIICRLEEKARSCSDPCKIVLVESIPEGLEFNSSSVNPSIFQAWINLMEEARSSVDIASFYWTLTNNDTKTHEPTAYQGEAVLTRLAELSGKLHVRIAVNTPQQRQPQDDLRLLNDSGADIRTVNMRALTSGVLHTKFWVVDKKHLYIGSANMDWRSLTQVKELGAVVYNCSCLAADLGKIFEAYWFLGESQSIPSPWPSSFSTLYNKDTPLQLPLNGTPSRVYLSSSPPSFCAAGRTPDLQSVLSVMEDAQSFIYIAVMNYLPTMEFSHPKRYWADIDTQLRRAAYEKRVKVRLLISCWASTQPVMFPFLKSLASVHDPKSKLDIQVRLFVVPANPRQKEIPFARVNHNKYMVTDKVAYIGTSNWSGDYFVSTAGSALVVNQTASESPEPSVQSQLKAVFERDWESEYSTPLTPGSDHKDLC from the exons atgaaaatgaaaacagatgtcaCTTATAACCAG CTGGTGGATGTGGAGTGGAGGAGGCAAGAATCCAGCAAGAAAGCACAAGTG TACGCCAGGTGTTTGATCGTTCTGGCCTCCATGGCCTGCATGCTCATGGCTGCCATGGCCCTCTACAGCCTCCTGACCCCGGTGGCCTCCCCGTCTGGTCCTGCTCCGATCATCTGCCGCCTTGAGGAGAAGGCCAGGTCCTGCTCAGACCCCTGCAA GATCGTGTTGGTGGAGAGCATCCCTGAAGGGCTGGAGTTTAACTCCAGCTCTGTTAACCCCTCCATCTTCCAGGCGTGGATCAATCTGATGGAAGAGGCGCGCAGCAGCGTCGACATTGCCTCCTTCTACTGGACGCTCACTAACAATGACACCAAGACTCATGAGCCAACGGCGTATCAG GGTGAGGCCGTTCTGACGAGGCTGGCTGAGCTCTCAGGGAAGTTACATGTTCGTATTGCAGTGAACACACCACAGCAGCGTCAACCACAAGACGACCTCCGACTGCTCAACGACTCAG gaGCCGATATCAGGACGGTTAACATGAGAGCTCTCACATCGGGCGTCCTTCACACCAAGTTCTGGGTTGTAGATAAGAAGCACCTTTATATCGGGAGCGCCAACATGGACTGGAGGTCCCTcacacag GTGAAGGAGCTGGGCGCGGTGGTCTACAACTGCAGCTGTTTGGCTGCAGACCTCGGTAAGATCTTTGAAGCATATTGGTTCCTGGGGGAGAGTCAATCGATCCCGTCACCATGGCCGTCCAGCTTCTCCACTCTGTACAACAAGGACACGCCCCTGCAGCTGCCACTCAACGGCACACCGTCCAGGGTCTATCTGTCG AGCTCCCCTCCATCCTTCTGTGCAGCTGGCAGAACTCCAGACCTTCAGTCCGTCCTCAGCGTGATGGAAGACGCCCAGAGCTTCATCTACATCGCTGTCATGAACTACCTGCCAACCATGGAGTTTTCACATCCTAAAAG GTACTGGGCCGACATCGACACCCAGCTGAGACGAGCGGCGTACGAGAAGCGGGTCAAAGTGCGGCTGTTGATCAGCTGCTGGGCCAGCACTCAGCCAGTCATGTTCCCGTTCCTGAAGTCTCTGGCATCGGTTCACGATCCCAAGAGCAAACTGGACATCCAGGTG AGGTTGTTTGTGGTGCCTGCCAACCCCAGACAGAAAGAGATTCCCTTTGCAAGAGTTAACCACAACAAGTACATGGTGACGGATAAGGTTGCATACATAG GTACATCGAACTGGTCAGGGGACTACTTTGTGAGCACAGCTGGCTCAGCGCTGGTCGTCAACCAGACGGCGTCTGAGTCCCCGGAGCCAAGCGTCCAATCGCAGCTGAAGGCCGTCTTTGAGCGGGACTGGGAGTCAGAATACAGCACTCCTCTCACACCGGGTTCAGACCACAAAGACCTCTGTTAG
- the pld3 gene encoding 5'-3' exonuclease PLD3 isoform X1, translating to MCVQRDGCDSDECCFKEKHPTGRRSLNEMKMKTDVTYNQLVDVEWRRQESSKKAQVYARCLIVLASMACMLMAAMALYSLLTPVASPSGPAPIICRLEEKARSCSDPCKIVLVESIPEGLEFNSSSVNPSIFQAWINLMEEARSSVDIASFYWTLTNNDTKTHEPTAYQGEAVLTRLAELSGKLHVRIAVNTPQQRQPQDDLRLLNDSGADIRTVNMRALTSGVLHTKFWVVDKKHLYIGSANMDWRSLTQVKELGAVVYNCSCLAADLGKIFEAYWFLGESQSIPSPWPSSFSTLYNKDTPLQLPLNGTPSRVYLSSSPPSFCAAGRTPDLQSVLSVMEDAQSFIYIAVMNYLPTMEFSHPKRYWADIDTQLRRAAYEKRVKVRLLISCWASTQPVMFPFLKSLASVHDPKSKLDIQVRLFVVPANPRQKEIPFARVNHNKYMVTDKVAYIGTSNWSGDYFVSTAGSALVVNQTASESPEPSVQSQLKAVFERDWESEYSTPLTPGSDHKDLC from the exons ATGTGTGTGCAGAGAGACGGTTGTGATTCAGATGAGTGTTGTTTCAAAG AGAAACATCCGACAGGACGGAGGTCATTAAatgagatgaaaatgaaaacagatgtcaCTTATAACCAG CTGGTGGATGTGGAGTGGAGGAGGCAAGAATCCAGCAAGAAAGCACAAGTG TACGCCAGGTGTTTGATCGTTCTGGCCTCCATGGCCTGCATGCTCATGGCTGCCATGGCCCTCTACAGCCTCCTGACCCCGGTGGCCTCCCCGTCTGGTCCTGCTCCGATCATCTGCCGCCTTGAGGAGAAGGCCAGGTCCTGCTCAGACCCCTGCAA GATCGTGTTGGTGGAGAGCATCCCTGAAGGGCTGGAGTTTAACTCCAGCTCTGTTAACCCCTCCATCTTCCAGGCGTGGATCAATCTGATGGAAGAGGCGCGCAGCAGCGTCGACATTGCCTCCTTCTACTGGACGCTCACTAACAATGACACCAAGACTCATGAGCCAACGGCGTATCAG GGTGAGGCCGTTCTGACGAGGCTGGCTGAGCTCTCAGGGAAGTTACATGTTCGTATTGCAGTGAACACACCACAGCAGCGTCAACCACAAGACGACCTCCGACTGCTCAACGACTCAG gaGCCGATATCAGGACGGTTAACATGAGAGCTCTCACATCGGGCGTCCTTCACACCAAGTTCTGGGTTGTAGATAAGAAGCACCTTTATATCGGGAGCGCCAACATGGACTGGAGGTCCCTcacacag GTGAAGGAGCTGGGCGCGGTGGTCTACAACTGCAGCTGTTTGGCTGCAGACCTCGGTAAGATCTTTGAAGCATATTGGTTCCTGGGGGAGAGTCAATCGATCCCGTCACCATGGCCGTCCAGCTTCTCCACTCTGTACAACAAGGACACGCCCCTGCAGCTGCCACTCAACGGCACACCGTCCAGGGTCTATCTGTCG AGCTCCCCTCCATCCTTCTGTGCAGCTGGCAGAACTCCAGACCTTCAGTCCGTCCTCAGCGTGATGGAAGACGCCCAGAGCTTCATCTACATCGCTGTCATGAACTACCTGCCAACCATGGAGTTTTCACATCCTAAAAG GTACTGGGCCGACATCGACACCCAGCTGAGACGAGCGGCGTACGAGAAGCGGGTCAAAGTGCGGCTGTTGATCAGCTGCTGGGCCAGCACTCAGCCAGTCATGTTCCCGTTCCTGAAGTCTCTGGCATCGGTTCACGATCCCAAGAGCAAACTGGACATCCAGGTG AGGTTGTTTGTGGTGCCTGCCAACCCCAGACAGAAAGAGATTCCCTTTGCAAGAGTTAACCACAACAAGTACATGGTGACGGATAAGGTTGCATACATAG GTACATCGAACTGGTCAGGGGACTACTTTGTGAGCACAGCTGGCTCAGCGCTGGTCGTCAACCAGACGGCGTCTGAGTCCCCGGAGCCAAGCGTCCAATCGCAGCTGAAGGCCGTCTTTGAGCGGGACTGGGAGTCAGAATACAGCACTCCTCTCACACCGGGTTCAGACCACAAAGACCTCTGTTAG